A portion of the Candidatus Brocadia sp. genome contains these proteins:
- a CDS encoding AarF/ABC1/UbiB kinase family protein yields MRLRKIGQKIRDIRRLNQILRILTKHGFGFAIQQLHLEEYVIGRGIIKTRILRRFTEPLESRAVRLRKVLEDLGPTFIKFGQILSVRPDLIPLDLCNELSKLQDRVPPFGYEDVRKQIKESFGRYPEELFSEFDPAPFASASLGQAHRARLKTDEEVVVKVQRPDIRKMIETDIDILYTLAQLASRYMEELKVYDPVSIVNEFSKTIMKEIDFTHEAHNIDRFRKNFRDSTTIHIPRVFWDYTKPKVVTTEEIKGIRMNDYLTQPHPEEEKRAVAANGANAVLQQIFIDGFFHADPHPGNIFILPDNAAAFIDFGIVGRLDEEARDAIVNLLIAVSNRNINGVVKALEMLGAFTEEVSIREFKHDISDFVERYSDVPLKQVEISTILPQAVDLMTRHKLKIPPQFHVLFKAIATMDGVARQLDPEFNTIAHTRPLVERLVHERYDPKRIFKDMTLYSSELLDILKIIPKDAYEIVKKIKMGTLKIEFEHQGLSKFISEMDKSSNRISFSLVISALIIGSSLIIMANRGPMVYGFPVLGILGFVFAGILGLGLAIGVLRSGRL; encoded by the coding sequence ATGCGACTCCGAAAAATAGGCCAGAAGATCCGTGATATACGCCGCCTTAACCAAATTCTGAGGATATTAACCAAACATGGTTTTGGTTTTGCCATCCAACAACTTCATTTAGAAGAGTATGTTATCGGCAGGGGCATTATCAAAACCCGGATATTACGCCGCTTTACAGAACCTCTGGAATCCCGGGCCGTCCGACTCCGGAAGGTATTGGAAGACCTCGGTCCCACATTTATAAAATTTGGACAAATCCTGAGTGTTCGACCGGACCTGATTCCTTTAGACCTTTGCAATGAACTGAGCAAACTCCAGGACCGTGTCCCTCCCTTTGGTTACGAAGACGTCAGAAAGCAGATAAAGGAATCCTTTGGGAGATACCCTGAAGAATTATTTTCCGAATTTGACCCAGCTCCTTTTGCTTCAGCATCGTTAGGGCAAGCGCATCGGGCACGACTCAAAACGGATGAAGAAGTGGTTGTGAAGGTGCAGCGCCCCGATATCCGTAAAATGATCGAAACGGATATTGATATCCTTTACACCCTTGCCCAATTGGCCAGTCGGTATATGGAGGAACTCAAGGTCTACGACCCTGTTAGCATTGTCAATGAATTTTCAAAGACTATTATGAAGGAAATTGATTTTACCCACGAGGCCCACAATATCGACAGATTTCGCAAAAATTTTAGAGATAGCACAACCATTCATATCCCCAGGGTCTTTTGGGATTATACCAAACCAAAGGTCGTCACTACAGAGGAAATTAAAGGTATCAGGATGAATGATTACCTGACCCAGCCCCATCCTGAAGAAGAAAAAAGGGCCGTTGCCGCAAATGGTGCAAATGCCGTCCTGCAACAAATATTTATTGACGGATTCTTTCATGCAGATCCTCACCCGGGGAATATCTTCATCCTTCCCGACAATGCCGCTGCTTTTATCGATTTTGGGATTGTAGGCAGGCTGGATGAAGAGGCACGTGACGCCATAGTAAACCTTTTGATTGCTGTATCCAATAGAAACATAAATGGTGTTGTAAAGGCATTGGAAATGCTTGGTGCCTTCACTGAGGAAGTATCCATACGGGAGTTCAAACATGATATTAGCGATTTTGTTGAGCGGTACTCCGATGTTCCATTAAAACAGGTAGAAATATCCACGATATTGCCCCAAGCCGTTGATTTGATGACACGACATAAACTAAAGATACCCCCACAATTTCATGTTCTGTTCAAGGCCATTGCTACCATGGACGGTGTTGCCAGACAGTTAGACCCTGAATTTAATACTATCGCCCATACCCGACCTTTAGTGGAAAGGCTTGTACATGAAAGATACGACCCGAAACGCATATTCAAGGACATGACCCTTTACTCCTCGGAATTATTGGATATCCTTAAAATAATCCCAAAAGATGCGTATGAAATTGTAAAAAAGATAAAGATGGGAACCCTAAAGATCGAATTCGAGCACCAGGGACTCTCAAAATTCATATCCGAGATGGACAAATCCAGTAATCGGATTTCATTTAGCCTGGTTATCTCCGCCCTGATTATCGGCTCTTCCCTTATTATTATGGCCAATAGAGGCCCCATGGTATACGGCTTCCCGGTACTGGGCATTCTTGGATTTGTCTTTGCGGGCATTCTTGGATTGGGACTGGCAATAGGGGTTTTGAGATCCGGGCGTTTGTAA